The uncultured Campylobacter sp. nucleotide sequence TTCTACCCCCATATCGGCAATATAATCGTAGCTTTTGATGATTATCCACGCTCCGTCATATCAAAGACCAAGTCGCTGAGATTTACCAAATAATGCAGTACATGCAGAATTCATCAATATCGGTAAATGTGGTTTCGTAGTCGTTTTAAAGGATATAAAGTGTATTTCCCGTACTCGAGCGACTATAAGTTATTTCGCCGACTTCATGCACTATGCCCTCATTATTTATGCCAAAGTACGCGGAAAGCGGGCTACCGCCTGATATACCGCTTTTGCGAGGGCTGCTTCTGCGTGGAAATTTGGCGCCGCGCCGTGTAGAGATACCGCTCTGCGCGAAATTTTGAAATTTTGCGTTTTGTAAATTTTAAATTTAATGTGCCGTTTGACAGATGTCGCGAGGCGGCGAAATTTTATCATGCAATGGGCGCTGCTTTTTGAATACGGATAGCTCGCCACCGCGAAGTAAAATTTAAACCATACGGCGCGAGCGAGGTGGTTTTTGAGCCAGAGGCGCAAAAGGCGCTGCAGCATATCAAGGCCTTGGGGCTTGAGCGGCTAAACGTCTGCATCGCAAAGACGCAGTATAGCTTCAGCGACGATGCCAAAGCGCTTGGGCGTGCGCGCGACTTTAAGCTCAGCGTCAAAGACCTTCAGATTCGCACGGGAGCTGGCTTCATCGTCGCCGTCTGCGGCAAGATAATGCTTATGCCGGGGCTACCGAAGGTTCCTAACGCGCTACATATGAAGATCACGGACGATGGCGTTATAAGCGGATTGGCGTGAAATTTTATTTTCGGCACTCAAAACCAAAGCTGAAAATTCCGCGCTTAAAATTTAGCTCCGGCCTAGTCGCGTTTTAAGCTTAGCGTTCGTAGGTACTCAGATGAAAGCGGAGTAGAGTTACCGATTTGCAAAATTTGGCTGAATTTGCTCGCTTGCGGGTAAATTTTAAGCGCGGGATTTTGCGGATCGGCTTTGCTTTTTAAAAGCAGAGGCGAATTTGACGAGAATTTGACGTTAGGTTCGCCTTTTAAAATTTGACGAATTGCCCATAATTTCTCGCCAAAGCGGATAAAATTGCTTGCCTTTTTGGCAAATCGCCGCTAATCGTAAATTTGAGATTTTTACGTCAAATTTAGGGGAAAATCGACGTAACGTATTTCGGTGTTTTTATTGATCAAATTTGCCCAGGAAAGCCAAAAATCCTGCGCGAAACAGAGCTAAATTTTCACCTTTTCCCACGGCTCGATTCCGCCTGCAACCTCCTCAAAAACGCCTGCGATTTCTATATTTTTTACGCTTAAATTTCGCTCGTAAGCCTTGATATCGCGCGATTTTAGCTTCTTTTGTAAAAAGGCGAATTCATACTCGATCTGACCGCGAGCGACGCTGATTTTAGCCAAATTTCGCGCGTCAAATTCGCCCACCTTCGCGGCGTCAAATTTATACCCGCGAGCGCAGACCTGCGCATAAACCTCCGCCAGATACGCATTTACCGCCTCTAGCGCGTTTTCGTGTGCATAAAAGCGGTCAAGCTGCGGGTGGTTTTTATAGCCCTTGCTAAGTCCCGCCAGCACGTTTTTAGCTAGCAGCGCCTCTCGCCACAGCGCCACAAGCCCCTTTGCATCGAGATATTTAAAGCTTATCGTCCAAAGCCTCATTTTTGCCTTTCGTTAAATTTCGTCGTCAAATTCGGCGCGCTTTGCGCCGCAGCCTGAGTGGCGATAAATTCGCGTCTTAAATTTAGCCAGGCTCTACCGAAGCTAAAATTTTACCTCGCTGCGCCTCTAAATTTCCCGCTCATTGCAGCTTGCCTCTGCATAGCACGGTGATCTTTTCTATGACCTCGCCGCCGCTAACGAGGTAGGCGAACTCGTATAAATTTACGACGGGGCAGATGTGGTTCGGATAAATTTCGAGCCGATCGCCCATGCGCACGGCGTCTCGTAGCGCTCTGTCGCAGATGATCGCATGCTCGTCGTAAACGCCATTTATCCACACATCCGTGCCCTTTATGCGCCCGAGCCCGGGCGTGGCGGTGAAGCCCTCGGTACGCCTTTGCTGCGTGAGTCCCTTGGCGCCGACGTCGGTGATGGTGCGATCCGCCGTAGGCCTGCTGATGACGGTCGTAAGGATACTCGCCGCGTTCATCGAATAATCGCCGTACGCCTGCGCCTGCGAGGCGTCCATAAAGATATAGGTGCCCGGGCGGATCTCGGTGACGCCCTTTAAAATTTCAAAATCGTTTATGAGTGATGGCGTCGAGCCGATACTAACGACGCGTGCGGGCAGAGCCAGCTCACGCGCGATATCCGCAAACTCCAGCGTGCGGCGCTGCGCGGCTAGGTGGACGCGCTCGCACTCGCTTTTATCGGCAGCCTTGTAGGAGTAGCCGTCGTGGGAGAATACGCCGCGGAATTCGATATTTTTGCAGCCTTTTAGAAATTTTATAAACGCTGCGAAATCCTGCTTTTCCACAAAGCCCGAGCGGTTTTCGCCCACTTCGATCTCGGCAAGCACGCAGGCCTTCGTGCCGCTGCGCTCAAAGGCGCACTCTATTAGGCGCGCCTGCTCTATGCTATCTGCGCCGAAGCTTAAGTTTATCCCCGCGCGCAAAAGTGCGATGATGCGCTGAAATTTCAGCTCGCCCACGATCTCGTTTGCGATAAATATATCTTTCAGCCCGTTTGCCGCCATAATCTCGGCCTCGCCCGTTTTGGCGACCGTGATGCCCGCAGCGCCGATGCTCTCTTGCAGCTTCGCGAAATAGGGCATTTTGTGCGTTTTGGTGTGCGGGCGCAGGCTCACGCCCGCGGCGTCCGCGTAGCTTTGCATCTTTTGCAGGTTGCGAAGCACGATCTCGCGATCAATCAGCAACGCCGGCGTGTCGATGTCGGATACTCTCATAAGCTTCCTCCTAGTTAAATTTACGAAATTTTAATGCAGCCGTGCTTAGTAGCTGCGCCCGTTTTGCAGTGCCTAAATTTTAAAATTTAGCGCCGCTTGCAAAGGGCGAAATTTACCTGTCGCTTGCAAAAATCGGAATTTGCGCGCCGTAAATTTAGCGCCGCCTGCGAAATGCGGCTTGCTCGCTGCAAATTCGGCGCCATTCGCGAAGCGTCTGAATTTAGCGGGCAAATTTATGATTCTGCGCCGCATGTTTTCAAATCGCCTCCTATTTTTGTGCCGCCAGTTTCTTAGCGGCGCCTCATTTCTAGCGCGCATTGCTTTGCGATTTGCTATTTTTTGTCCTGAAGCACCTTATCGCGCCATTTCGAGTTTGCTTTGTTGTCGGTCGCTACGTCTTTGGATATCTCGGCTGCCGCTTCAAAATTTTTACTCACGCCCTCTTTGGAATTCTCGTATTTTAAGGCGTTTTCGCTTCTGATGCCGATGCTTTGCGCTTCGCTTGCGGCGTCGATATTAGCGCCTAAAAAGATAAACTCCCAGTCGTATTTTTCCTGCTTGTCGCTAATCATCTTCTTAATCTGCGCTTTGGAGTATTCGCGGCTTGAATTTTCCATCCCGTCGGTGATGATGACGAAAAGCACGCGATTGTTTTTGGCATAGATGTCGGGCACTCGCTCGATACGCGCTATCGTGCTGCCGACGGCGTCAAGTAGCGCGGTGTTGCCGCCGGCGTAGTACTCTTTGGATGTTAGGTTTTCGACCTTTTTAAGCGGCGTGCGATCGTGGATGACATTAAATTTCGTATCGAAAAGCACGGTCGTGACGCTGGCGTCGATCCCCTCTTTGCGCTCCTTTTCTATCATCGAGTTAAATCCGCCGATCGTGTCGCTCTCAAGCCCGCTCATCGAGCCTGATTTATCTAAGATCAGTACCAATTCCAGGTGATTTACGCCGTCTTTATGATCGGGCGGCGTGGCGAGCTCTACGCTTTTGGCAAACATTATGCCCGCAAGCGCGGCTACAAGAAGGATGATTTTTTTCATAGGGGCTCCTTTGTTAAAATTTCATTATTTTACTATTGTATCGCTTAATCAATGAAATTTTATCGCTAAAGCTTCACCGCACGCCTCTGCTGGGTAAATTTTAATACGAAATTTTGTTGCGGAATTTTAACGTATCTTTGCGCACGGCGCCGCAAAGTTCGGCGTGACATAGAATTTTGCATGGCGCAGAATTTCATCGCGAAATTTTAAGGCGCAGAATTTTATACGGCACGGGATTACGCGTGCAAATTTATGCAGCACGGAATTTTACGACGCAAAATTCCACGTGGCGTGGAATTTATGGAATTTACGCCGCCGCAAAATCAAACATCTGCGGATCTGCTCCGTTTTGCGCTGAGGTAGCTTCCGATCTCGCTTATCAAAACGCCTGCGAGGATGAGCGCCGCGCCTAAAATTTGCATCGCGCTTAGCCTCTCGCCGCCCACGAATACGCCCATAATGCCCGCCGTCACGGGCTCGAGCGTGAAAAACAGAGCGGTTTTTACGGGCG carries:
- a CDS encoding vWA domain-containing protein, encoding MKKIILLVAALAGIMFAKSVELATPPDHKDGVNHLELVLILDKSGSMSGLESDTIGGFNSMIEKERKEGIDASVTTVLFDTKFNVIHDRTPLKKVENLTSKEYYAGGNTALLDAVGSTIARIERVPDIYAKNNRVLFVIITDGMENSSREYSKAQIKKMISDKQEKYDWEFIFLGANIDAASEAQSIGIRSENALKYENSKEGVSKNFEAAAEISKDVATDNKANSKWRDKVLQDKK
- a CDS encoding pyrimidine dimer DNA glycosylase/endonuclease V; translation: MRLWTISFKYLDAKGLVALWREALLAKNVLAGLSKGYKNHPQLDRFYAHENALEAVNAYLAEVYAQVCARGYKFDAAKVGEFDARNLAKISVARGQIEYEFAFLQKKLKSRDIKAYERNLSVKNIEIAGVFEEVAGGIEPWEKVKI
- a CDS encoding alanine racemase; this encodes MRVSDIDTPALLIDREIVLRNLQKMQSYADAAGVSLRPHTKTHKMPYFAKLQESIGAAGITVAKTGEAEIMAANGLKDIFIANEIVGELKFQRIIALLRAGINLSFGADSIEQARLIECAFERSGTKACVLAEIEVGENRSGFVEKQDFAAFIKFLKGCKNIEFRGVFSHDGYSYKAADKSECERVHLAAQRRTLEFADIARELALPARVVSIGSTPSLINDFEILKGVTEIRPGTYIFMDASQAQAYGDYSMNAASILTTVISRPTADRTITDVGAKGLTQQRRTEGFTATPGLGRIKGTDVWINGVYDEHAIICDRALRDAVRMGDRLEIYPNHICPVVNLYEFAYLVSGGEVIEKITVLCRGKLQ